A genome region from Geminocystis sp. NIES-3709 includes the following:
- a CDS encoding DUF3800 domain-containing protein has product MRTCGILVKRKDEILIKNSIDNFKQRWNIPQDYPLHGNEIRSKKRGFAWLGKLDKIEYEKFMNDLTQLIVENPIIVHACVISRSGYCQRYLDKYGEKTWEMMKSAFSILLERCAKYAFANNEKIMIYYEKMGKKEDKLIEQYFQEIKEQGLPFDSNNSEKYSPLSIKELNLILSGIEGKTKNRPKLQLADLCLYPVVRSKDNPENKAFIALKENNLIIDQKLGTEQVSSTGLKYYCFY; this is encoded by the coding sequence TTGCGCACTTGTGGAATTTTAGTTAAAAGAAAAGATGAAATATTAATTAAAAATTCAATTGATAACTTTAAACAACGTTGGAATATTCCACAAGATTATCCGTTACATGGTAATGAAATTCGCTCAAAAAAAAGAGGTTTTGCATGGTTAGGTAAATTAGACAAGATAGAGTATGAAAAGTTTATGAATGATTTAACACAACTTATTGTAGAAAATCCGATAATTGTTCATGCTTGTGTAATTTCTCGTTCTGGCTATTGTCAAAGATATTTAGATAAATATGGAGAAAAAACTTGGGAAATGATGAAAAGTGCTTTTTCAATTTTATTGGAACGTTGTGCTAAATATGCTTTTGCTAATAACGAAAAAATTATGATTTATTATGAAAAAATGGGAAAAAAAGAAGATAAATTAATTGAACAGTATTTTCAAGAAATTAAAGAACAAGGATTACCTTTTGATTCCAATAATTCAGAAAAATATTCTCCTTTATCTATTAAAGAATTGAATCTTATTTTAAGTGGAATTGAAGGAAAAACAAAAAATAGACCTAAATTACAATTAGCAGATTTATGTCTTTATCCTGTAGTCAGAAGTAAAGACAACCCTGAAAATAAAGCCTTCATTGCACTAAAAGAAAACAATCTGATCATAGATCAAAAGTTGGGCACCGAGCAAGTATCTTCGACGGGATTAAAATACTATTGTTTCTATTAA